One part of the Mycobacterium marinum genome encodes these proteins:
- a CDS encoding nitroreductase/quinone reductase family protein — protein MPHEGPNQLYGLYLSMLRRIGHYRWFAAIFKRVGTPVDRALIRLSRGRLSMGGSEMPTMLLTTTGRRTGKERTVPLHYVWDGSNVVAVCENFGLDTASSWPYNLLADPKARIEIDGAAADYLSRPATAQEVDRNMPRLIALWPAHDTYVKRTGTRKVFVFEPVSARR, from the coding sequence ATGCCTCATGAAGGACCGAACCAGCTGTATGGCCTCTACCTGAGCATGCTGCGCCGCATAGGCCACTACCGATGGTTCGCGGCGATCTTCAAGCGCGTCGGCACGCCGGTAGACCGGGCGCTGATACGCCTGAGCCGGGGCCGGCTCTCCATGGGTGGTTCCGAGATGCCGACGATGCTGCTTACCACGACAGGCAGGCGCACCGGCAAAGAGCGAACGGTTCCGCTGCACTACGTGTGGGATGGCTCGAACGTGGTCGCCGTGTGTGAGAACTTCGGCTTGGATACGGCCTCGAGTTGGCCGTACAACCTGCTCGCTGACCCGAAGGCCCGCATCGAGATTGACGGCGCTGCTGCTGACTATCTGTCGCGACCCGCCACGGCGCAAGAGGTGGACCGCAACATGCCGAGGCTGATCGCGCTGTGGCCTGCGCATGACACCTATGTCAAGCGCACCGGCACCCGCAAAGTGTTCGTCTTCGAGCCCGTGAGTGCGCGGCGCTGA
- a CDS encoding PE family protein, with protein sequence MSFVIAVPDAVTAAVSDLANLGSVLTTANAAAALPTTTVVAAAGDEISAAVAALFGSYAQGYQSLSAQAAAFHERFLQTLSAGAGAYTAAEAANASPLDQLMGVVNAPAQALLGRPLIGNGANGADGTGAAGGDGGILLGNGGNGGSGAVGQVGGTGGAAGLFGNGGTGGTGGEGAAGGLGGRGGLLLGNGGAGGVGGVGATGLVGGTGGAAGFLGNGGTGGAGGASNMGGDGGMGGTGGTGGFFGNGGFGGDGGDGAVGGAGGAGSFLGGGGVGGTGGVGAAGGMGGAGPLIGNGGNGGMGGAGAAGGDGGAGGTLLGDGGNGGQGGAAMTGILGGLPGQGGNGGNANWFGSGGAGGQGGTGLAGTDGTNPTPGATAGTGSAGADQSNNGNVTGDNGNPGDAGTGDEIGGTGGAGGLGESTDGNSGTGGMGGGGGTAGPNGGNGGEGGMGGEGRTDGSSGGTATGGDGGAGADGGTGGGDGGAGGDGGFGNNTVSGAAVGGNGGIGGAGSTLQGATGGNGDTGGAGGNGGRGGMFIGNGGAGGAGGTGGTGGTGAAGYAGGIGGDGGAAFSDAAAATGGDGAVGGVGGLGGNGGTGGAGGAGGTGGAAGFIGIGGNGGAGGIGGVGGIGGIGGAGGDGGIGGAATTTSGTTTGGIGANGVLGGDGGTGGDGGAGGTTGGSGGAGGVIGWAGSTGATGAGGTGGQGGQGGAGGSGGNGGTAQTGGTGGAGGELALGGQGGAGGAAGGTGGDTGLDGLLGVPGSNGQTGEIVP encoded by the coding sequence ATGTCGTTTGTGATTGCTGTTCCGGACGCGGTCACGGCCGCGGTCTCGGATCTGGCGAACCTCGGATCGGTGCTCACAACGGCCAATGCCGCTGCGGCGCTGCCGACAACGACCGTCGTGGCAGCCGCGGGTGATGAAATATCGGCGGCCGTCGCGGCGCTGTTCGGGTCCTACGCCCAGGGCTACCAGAGCCTGAGCGCTCAGGCCGCCGCGTTTCACGAGCGCTTCCTCCAAACACTTTCGGCCGGCGCCGGCGCCTACACGGCCGCCGAGGCCGCGAACGCCTCGCCGCTGGATCAACTGATGGGTGTGGTGAACGCCCCCGCACAGGCCCTATTGGGGCGCCCCTTGATCGGCAATGGCGCCAACGGTGCCGATGGCACCGGCGCTGCCGGAGGCGACGGCGGGATCCTGCTTGGCAATGGGGGCAATGGCGGCTCGGGTGCGGTGGGTCAGGTCGGCGGGACGGGCGGCGCGGCAGGACTATTCGGCAATGGCGGCACCGGGGGTACCGGTGGCGAGGGCGCCGCCGGCGGCCTGGGCGGACGGGGCGGGCTGCTGCTGGGCAACGGCGGGGCAGGCGGAGTGGGCGGGGTTGGCGCCACCGGGTTGGTCGGCGGTACCGGCGGGGCTGCCGGATTCTTGGGCAACGGCGGGACCGGGGGCGCGGGCGGGGCCTCGAACATGGGTGGTGACGGCGGTATGGGTGGCACCGGTGGCACCGGTGGCTTCTTCGGCAACGGCGGGTTCGGTGGCGATGGTGGCGACGGTGCCGTCGGCGGCGCGGGCGGTGCCGGCAGCTTCCTCGGCGGCGGCGGTGTCGGCGGTACCGGAGGGGTCGGGGCGGCCGGGGGCATGGGCGGCGCGGGCCCGCTGATCGGCAACGGCGGCAATGGCGGGATGGGCGGGGCCGGGGCGGCCGGTGGCGACGGCGGTGCCGGCGGAACGCTACTGGGTGACGGCGGTAACGGCGGGCAAGGCGGAGCCGCCATGACCGGCATCCTCGGCGGTTTGCCCGGCCAGGGCGGCAACGGCGGAAACGCGAACTGGTTCGGCTCGGGTGGTGCCGGTGGCCAGGGCGGCACCGGTCTGGCGGGGACAGACGGGACTAATCCGACCCCGGGTGCCACAGCCGGTACCGGTAGCGCCGGCGCTGACCAAAGCAACAACGGCAACGTAACGGGAGACAACGGGAATCCCGGTGACGCCGGCACGGGCGACGAAATCGGCGGCACCGGCGGTGCGGGTGGGCTCGGCGAGTCGACCGACGGTAACTCGGGCACCGGCGGTATGGGCGGGGGCGGCGGTACCGCTGGACCCAATGGTGGCAACGGCGGCGAAGGCGGTATGGGCGGTGAAGGCAGAACCGACGGTAGTTCCGGCGGCACGGCGACCGGCGGCGACGGTGGTGCTGGTGCCGACGGTGGAACCGGCGGCGGCGACGGCGGTGCCGGCGGTGACGGCGGCTTCGGGAACAACACCGTCAGCGGTGCCGCGGTAGGTGGTAACGGCGGGATCGGTGGTGCCGGTAGCACGCTGCAAGGGGCAACCGGCGGTAATGGCGACACCGGCGGTGCCGGCGGCAACGGCGGGCGTGGCGGGATGTTCATCGGCAACGGCGGCGCCGGCGGCGCCGGGGGCACCGGTGGCACCGGCGGCACCGGAGCGGCCGGCTATGCGGGCGGTATCGGTGGCGACGGTGGGGCAGCCTTCAGCGACGCCGCCGCGGCGACCGGAGGTGACGGCGCTGTCGGAGGCGTCGGAGGGCTCGGTGGCAACGGCGGGACCGGTGGTGCTGGAGGTGCCGGCGGCACCGGCGGCGCGGCCGGGTTCATCGGGATCGGGGGCAACGGAGGCGCCGGCGGTATCGGCGGCGTCGGGGGAATCGGAGGCATCGGCGGGGCCGGTGGGGACGGCGGTATCGGCGGCGCGGCCACCACCACTTCGGGAACGACGACCGGTGGCATCGGTGCCAATGGCGTGCTCGGTGGCGACGGCGGAACCGGTGGCGACGGCGGCGCCGGCGGCACTACCGGCGGCAGCGGTGGCGCCGGCGGCGTGATCGGGTGGGCTGGTTCGACCGGCGCTACCGGCGCCGGCGGTACCGGCGGGCAGGGCGGCCAGGGCGGTGCCGGCGGCAGTGGTGGCAACGGCGGCACGGCCCAGACCGGTGGTACCGGCGGCGCCGGTGGTGAGTTGGCACTGGGTGGTCAGGGCGGTGCCGGCGGTGCGGCCGGTGGTACGGGCGGCGACACCGGTCTCGACGGCCTTCTCGGGGTGCCCGGCAGCAACGGCCAGACCGGAGAGATTGTTCCGTGA
- a CDS encoding DUF1876 domain-containing protein: MTGNTTNAKSCHVDVLIEERDERTRAKARLVWGDQTLVGIGLARLDPADEPVAQIGDELAIARALSDLANQLFAATSADIQASTHEPVSGLHH; the protein is encoded by the coding sequence ATGACAGGAAACACCACCAACGCCAAGTCCTGCCACGTGGATGTGCTGATCGAAGAGCGCGACGAGCGCACCCGGGCAAAGGCGCGACTGGTCTGGGGCGACCAGACGCTGGTTGGTATTGGCTTGGCCAGGCTTGACCCGGCCGATGAGCCGGTGGCTCAGATCGGCGATGAACTCGCGATCGCCCGAGCGTTATCCGACTTGGCCAATCAGCTGTTTGCGGCGACGTCGGCCGACATCCAAGCCAGCACGCACGAGCCGGTTTCCGGCCTCCACCACTGA
- a CDS encoding phosphoribosyltransferase — translation MRQFSDRIDAGRKLGRRLEFLRGQDIVVLGLPRGGVPVAFEVAKALHAPLDVLLVRKLGVPLHSELAFGAIGEGGVQVINSAVVHEAGLGEQEMAAVETAQWAELQRRVQRYRGDRHPIPLRGRIAVIVDDGVATGATAAAACQVARAQGASRVILAVPIGATDTAPRFTEYADEVVCLETPTPYFAVGQGYDNFTQTSDQEVVTLLDRARSEFGAGHQPADPARRDDEVRVLAGPVSVIGHLTIPDRPTGIVVFAHGSGSSRHSPRNRYVAEVLNQAGLATLLLDLLTPEEERNRANVFDIGLLARRLVDVTGWLAAQPDTAALPVGFFGASTGAGAALVAAAHPGVKVQAVVSRGGRPDLAGDALREVHAPTLLIVGGSDEAVLELNRQAQAAIPAPCELVVVPGATHLFEEPGALEQVATLARDWFLGHQRHH, via the coding sequence ATGAGGCAGTTCAGCGATCGCATCGACGCCGGCCGCAAGTTGGGCCGCCGGCTGGAATTCCTACGTGGTCAAGACATTGTGGTGCTGGGTCTGCCGCGTGGCGGTGTCCCGGTGGCCTTCGAGGTAGCCAAAGCCTTACACGCGCCACTTGATGTGCTGCTGGTGCGCAAGCTCGGTGTGCCGTTGCATTCCGAGCTCGCCTTCGGGGCCATCGGCGAGGGCGGTGTGCAGGTGATCAACAGTGCCGTGGTGCACGAGGCTGGGCTCGGCGAACAGGAGATGGCCGCGGTCGAGACCGCGCAGTGGGCCGAGTTGCAGCGCCGGGTGCAGCGCTACCGTGGCGATCGCCATCCGATCCCGCTGCGGGGGCGGATCGCGGTGATCGTCGATGATGGCGTCGCGACCGGGGCCACCGCCGCGGCCGCTTGCCAGGTCGCGCGCGCTCAGGGCGCCAGCCGGGTCATCCTGGCCGTTCCCATCGGTGCTACCGATACCGCACCTCGATTCACTGAATACGCCGACGAGGTGGTGTGCCTGGAAACGCCCACGCCCTACTTTGCCGTCGGACAGGGATACGACAACTTCACCCAGACCTCCGATCAGGAGGTGGTGACGCTACTGGATCGGGCCCGTAGCGAATTCGGTGCGGGCCATCAGCCGGCAGATCCTGCGCGGCGAGACGATGAGGTTCGGGTGTTGGCGGGCCCGGTCTCGGTGATCGGGCACCTGACCATTCCCGACCGCCCCACCGGCATCGTCGTCTTCGCCCACGGCAGCGGCAGCAGCCGCCACAGCCCGCGCAATCGCTACGTGGCCGAGGTACTCAACCAGGCCGGCCTGGCGACTCTGCTGCTGGATTTGCTGACGCCCGAGGAAGAACGTAACCGCGCCAACGTGTTTGACATCGGATTACTCGCCCGGCGATTGGTCGACGTCACCGGGTGGCTGGCGGCACAACCGGACACCGCGGCGCTGCCGGTGGGATTCTTCGGGGCCAGCACTGGCGCCGGCGCGGCTCTGGTCGCGGCCGCGCATCCCGGCGTCAAGGTGCAGGCGGTGGTGTCCCGCGGGGGGCGGCCCGATCTCGCGGGCGACGCGTTGCGCGAAGTGCACGCTCCCACGCTGTTGATAGTCGGTGGTAGTGACGAGGCCGTCCTGGAGTTGAACCGGCAAGCGCAAGCGGCGATCCCGGCGCCGTGTGAGCTGGTTGTGGTTCCCGGTGCCACTCATCTCTTCGAAGAACCTGGCGCCCTCGAGCAAGTAGCGACACTGGCGCGTGATTGGTTCCTCGGCCACCAGCGCCATCACTAG